Below is a window of Methanomassiliicoccales archaeon DNA.
CTCGATCCATCGGAGACCCTGTGCATCGATGGGACCATCGCTTCCCGCTACATCAGCCCCACGCCGAAGGGGCTCTGCCTGATGGCGGGGACCATCGATCACACGGCCTCCTGGTTCTGGAAGGAGATAATCGACCAGATGCTGGTGATTGCCGACGAGGTTCTTGTGACTGTGGGAATGGAGAAAGAATCCGACTTCGTATCCGAATGGGCGAACGACAGGGGAAGGACCGTCGAGGTTTTCGAGAACCAACGAGATCCTTTCTATGACAGATGGGTGTGCGTGATCGGAAAGAGGGAAGGACCGGATCAGTGAGTCATTCTCCGGATGATCTCATCGGTGAACTCATCAGTTGTTAGATTCCCGCCTATGTCCGGCGTCCTTCTTCCCGCCCTCACAGCGTTTGAAAGGGAGCATTCCATCAGCTCCGCCTCCTTGTGCATCCCAAGATAGCGCAGCATCATCACCGCCGAGAGTATGGACGCCACCGGATTGGCTATGCCCTTTCCTGCGATGTCCGGTGCGGAGCCATGGACCGGTTCGAAGATGGCCAGATCCTCTCCGATGTTAGCAGAGGGTGCAAGTCCCAATCCTCCGACCAGGGCGGCTCCCTCGTCCGAGAGTATGTCGCCGTAGAGGTTGAGGGTCACGATGCAATCGAGCTTCTCTGGATGAGATATCATCGCCGCCGCACATGCATCTACCAGCATCTCCCTCGCCTCAAGAGGCGACGATCTCATCTCCTGGAGAAAGATATCTCTGAAGAGGCCGTCGGACCTTCGTATCACATTCGCCTTGTGAACGCAGGTCATGCTCCTCCTTCCCTCCAAGAGGGCGTATTCGTTGGAGAACCGGATGAGCCTTCTGACAGCACCTTCACTCACCCTTCGCCTGAGTATTATCGAATCGCCCTCATCGACCTCATCCCCAGTGTACATGCCCTCAGTATTCTCTCGAAAGATAATAGTATCCAAATCTACCATGCCCAGATCGGGAGATATCCTTTTCAGGGGACGGACATTGGCGAAAAGCTCGAACTCCTTTCTAAGCTGAAGAAGCGGCGATCGATATTCGGGATCGTTGGAGCTGGTAATCGCGCCGAACAGACAGGCGTCAGCCTCACTCAGTGATTCGACTGTCTCTTTAGGAAGGTATGACCCATTCTTTCGATTGCAGTCCAGGCCCATCTCGGCCTCGAACAATTCAATGCGTGCTCCCGTTGCCTCAAGCACCCTCACCGTCGAACGGATCACTTCTGGACCTATGCCGTCCCCCTCGATAACAGCGATCTTCTTCAATCCTCTCCCTCTAGTCTCTCGATCACCGAAGCGGCGATCAACGGCAGCGTGATCGTGGCATCCCCTTCGACCGTGAGCTGGTCAGCTGTCTCCTTGACCTTTCCCCAAGAGACCGCCTCTCGCACCCTAGCTCCCGATAGTGAACCATCGTACTCCGGCGCAGTCGTGAGATACACGGCATAATCTAAACCTCCGCGG
It encodes the following:
- a CDS encoding isocitrate/isopropylmalate dehydrogenase family protein, with product MKKIAVIEGDGIGPEVIRSTVRVLEATGARIELFEAEMGLDCNRKNGSYLPKETVESLSEADACLFGAITSSNDPEYRSPLLQLRKEFELFANVRPLKRISPDLGMVDLDTIIFRENTEGMYTGDEVDEGDSIILRRRVSEGAVRRLIRFSNEYALLEGRRSMTCVHKANVIRRSDGLFRDIFLQEMRSSPLEAREMLVDACAAAMISHPEKLDCIVTLNLYGDILSDEGAALVGGLGLAPSANIGEDLAIFEPVHGSAPDIAGKGIANPVASILSAVMMLRYLGMHKEAELMECSLSNAVRAGRRTPDIGGNLTTDEFTDEIIRRMTH